A stretch of Prunus dulcis chromosome 6, ALMONDv2, whole genome shotgun sequence DNA encodes these proteins:
- the LOC117630549 gene encoding receptor-like protein 7: MKTLLHFVLFLIHLCVNVISVHGQCIEGQKSSLLQLKKSLIFDSSASSKLISWNSSTDCCSWVGVNCTSGRVVGLDISSESVSGGIDNSSSLFDLQHLQSLNLAYNGLGYGSQIPSAVGKLTNLSCLNLSYTAYSEQIPVEISRLTGLQVLDLSSDPSLYETTILKLENPNLSLLIRNLLELTELHLDGVSISAQGTDWCQAISSSLPKLRILSLINCNLSGPFDISLLKLHSLSVIRLDYNELSIEVPEFLSNFRNLTSLHLSECGLHGSFPKQIFQIPTLQTIDLSFNPQLQGSLPEFPKNGSLRSLVLNNANFTGLLPNSIGELKMLYNIDISSCNFTGSIPRSMEGLTQLSYVDLSSNKFNGSVPFFSMARNLTDINLSSNLLMGQINSSHWESLTILKSLELSFNLLDGTIPPSLFSLPMLQNLVLSDNQFSGQLPVFSSSISLLETLSLRRNKLEGPIPMNIFNLPRLRALQLSSNNLNNSFSLNVIQQSKNLVFLDLSHNSLSISYDDTNPSYSLFPQLSILRLASCKLRRFPGFLRNQSELYKLDLSQNQIHGEIPNWIWRLGYLAMLNLSCNSLVTLEGPFLNLTSNLLLLDLHSNQLQGRIPIFQPVVNYLDYSKNNFSFNIPYDIGDFLTQTRFFSLSNNNLHGIIPVSLCNVKSLQVLDLSSNSLSGMIPRCLSATTNLVVLNLRRNNLAGTISDKFSANCSLGTLDLGANKIGGKFPKSLARCEMLAVLNLGHNQITDVFPHLLKEISTLRVLVLRSNRFYGNIGCPKTNGTWSKLQIIDLADNHFSGEIPGDCLTTWPEMMVDGDDPAQVLNHPEFQVNTFPMVYYQDAVTVVSKGSEMELVKILTIYTSLDLSCNNFSGSIPKEIGELKALYILNLSSNALTGEIPSSLGNLLKVESLDLSNNSLSGEIPPQLARLTFLSFLNVSSNHLVGRIPTSTQFSTFPAASFTGNEGLWGPPLTGDNTTELSRVSPFWA, from the coding sequence ATGAAAACTTTGCTCCATTTCGTTCTCTTTTTGATCCACCTCTGTGTTAATGTCATCTCAGTTCATGGCCAATGTATTGAAGGCCAGAAGTCATCATTGCTCCAGTTGAAAAAAAGCCTTATATTTGATTCTTCTGCTTCCTCCAAGCTTATATCATGGAATTCAAGTACCGACTGCTGTTCTTGGGTTGGTGTTAATTGCACCAGTGGGCGTGTTGTTGGTCTTGACATTAGCAGTGAATCTGTCTCAGGTGGAATTGACAATTCAAGCAGTCTCTTTGATCTTCAACATCTTCAAAGTCTCAATTTGGCCTATAATGGATTAGGCTATGGCTCTCAAATTCCATCAGCAGTTGGAAAGCTTACAAATTTGAGCTGTCTAAACTTATCTTATACTGCTTATTCTGAGCAGATTCCTGTTGAGATTTCACGCTTGACAGGGTTACAAGTTCTTGATTTATCCAGTGACCCTTCCTTATATGAAACAACAATACTCAAACTTGAGAACCCAAATTTGAGTTTGCTCATTCGGAACCTTCTGGAGCTTACTGAACTTCATCTTGATGGTGTAAGCATATCAGCGCAGGGGACTGACTGGTGCCAAGCAATATCGTCTTCACTGCCAAAGTTGAGGATCTTGAGCTTGATCAATTGTAACCTATCAGGCCCTTTTGATATTTCATTACTGAAGCTTCATTCACTCTCAGTCATTCGTTTAGATTACAACGAATTGTCTATTGAAGTTCCAGAGTTCTTGTCAAATTTCCGAAATTTGACTTCCTTGCACCTTAGTGAATGTGGGTTACATGGCTCATTCCCAAAGCAGATCTTCCAAATTCCTACATTACAGACTATCGACTTATCTTTTAATCCACAGCTCCAAGGCTCCTTACCAGAATTTCCCAAGAATGGATCTCTTCGTTCTTTGGTTCTAAACAACGCAAACTTTACAGGGCTTCTTCCAAACTCTATCGGCGAACTCAAAATGTTGTACAACATAGATATTTCAAGTTGCAATTTCACTGGATCAATACCAAGATCAATGGAAGGCCTTACACAATTGAGTTATGTGGACTTGTCGTCAAACAAGTTCAATGGTTCTGTTCCGTTCTTCAGTATGGCCAGGAATCTGACCGACATAAATCTTTCATCCAATCTTCTAATGGGTCAGATTAATTCCTCTCACTGGGAAAGCCTTACTATTCTCAAAAGTCTCGAGTTGAGTTTCAATCTACTTGATGGTACTATTCCTCCGTCTCTGTTTTCTCTTCCCATGCTGCAGAACCTAGTGCTTTCTGACAATCAATTCTCAGGTCAGTTGCCTGTATTTTCTAGTAGCATCTCTCTTTTGGAGACCCTTTCTTTGAGAAGAAACAAGTTGGAAGGGCCTATCCCAATGAATATCTTTAATCTCCCAAGGCTTAGGGCGCTTCAACTTTCTTCAAACAACTTGAACAACTCCTTCTCTCTTAATGTTATTCAGCAATCGAaaaatcttgtttttcttgatcTTTCCCACAACAGCTTGTCGATCAGTTATGATGATACCAATCCCTCTTATTCTTTATTTCCTCAACTTTCCATATTGAGATTAGCTTCTTGCAAGTTGAGAAGATTCCCAGGTTTCTTGAGAAATCAATCCGAATTATACAAATTGGACCTTTCACAAAACCAGATTCATGGGGAGATACCCAACTGGATTTGGAGGCTTGGTTATCTTGCTATGCTAAATCTTTCTTGCAACTCTCTGGTAACTCTAGAGGGTCCTTTCCTCAATCTGACTTCTAACTTGCTTCTACTTGACCTTCATTCCAACCAGCTTCAGGGACGAATCCCAATTTTCCAACCAGTTGTCAATTATCTAGATtactcaaaaaataatttcagctTCAACATACCATATGACATTGGTGATTTTCTTACTCAAACTAGGttcttctctctttcaaaTAATAACTTGCACGGGATCATTCCGGTATCACTGTGCAATGTGAAGTCTCTTCAAGTTCTTGATTTGTCCAGCAATTCTTTGAGTGGCATGATTCCTCGATGCTTATCTGCAACGACCAATCTTGTAGTACTTAATTTAAGGAGAAACAATCTTGCTGGCACAATTTCTGATAAGTTTTCAGCAAATTGTAGTTTGGGAACTTTGGACCTCGGTGCAAACAAAATAGGAGGCAAGTTTCCAAAATCTCTAGCCCGGTGTGAAATGTTAGCAGTGTTAAACCTTGGACACAATCAGATAACTGATGTTTTCCCTCACTTGCTAAAGGAAATATCCACTTTGCGTGTCCTTGTCTTGCGATCCAATAGATTCTATGGGAACATTGGATGTCCCAAAACCAATGGAACCTGGTCAAAGCTTCAAATTATTGACCTTGCTGACAACCATTTTAGTGGAGAAATTCCAGGAGATTGCTTGACAACATGGCCAGAAATGATGGTTGATGGAGATGATCCAGCTCAAGTGCTCAACCACCCTGAATTTCAGGTCAATACCTTCCCCATGGTTTACTATCAAGATGCTGTAACTGTAGTCAGCAAAGGTTCAGAGATGGAACTAGTGAAGATTCTCACTATCTACACCTCCCTTGACTTGTCGTGCAACAACTTCAGTGGATCAATACCTAAGGAAATTGGAGAGCTCAAAGCACTTTACATCCTCAACTTGTCCAGCAATGCTCTCACAGGTGAAATTCCATCCTCATTGGGTAACTTGTTGAAAGTGGAATCCTTAGACCTCTCAAACAACAGCCTGAGCGGGGAAATTCCACCACAGCTTGCAAGACTTACGTTCCTATCATTCTTGAATGTGTCAAGTAATCACCTCGTTGGGAGGATCCCAACCAGCACTCAATTTTCAACGTTTCCAGCAGCTTCTTTCACTGGTAATGAAGGGTTATGGGGGCCTCCTTTGACAGGAGATAACACAACAGAGCTGTCACGGGTTTCCCCATTCTGGGCCTGA